Proteins from one Erythrolamprus reginae isolate rEryReg1 chromosome 6, rEryReg1.hap1, whole genome shotgun sequence genomic window:
- the PPP6R2 gene encoding serine/threonine-protein phosphatase 6 regulatory subunit 2 isoform X2 — MFWKFDLNTTSQVDRLLEKADVTLRELMDEDDLLQECKAQNRKLVDFLCRPACMEELVQLITRQPPPGVDERVRFKYPNTACELLTSDVPQISDRLGGDEALWDALYAFVEQEPPLNPLLASFFSKTLGSLLARKAEQVISFLRKKADFVNLVLKHLETSAMMDLLLRLVSCVEPAPLRQDVLQWLSGTELVQRLLDLIRPHQDEDRQSNASQTLCDIIRLSREQSNQLLDAADRDPLLASLESQECVEQLLKNVFDEGVTEACVVNGTQVLLTLLEPRRTGSEGLSDSFSQGLEKLPPVSPGVWQGIQPRLKDFHQLLLQPPKGASILTTLGVLEEPLGSGRLHAARLVAALLHTNAPTVNQELCRLSTMDLLLDLFFKYTWNNFLHSQVQLCLTAVLMPAVPGVQLLTGKEGEGDGDPSWEEAEVPESPLLTHLLHECCLVQRILEAWGANDEIQAGGGRRRGYMGHLTRIANALVQAAEKGPTRSQARALLGGLPEDCRDRWETFVGQTLVEANQRNTVDLVTAHHLHACREDEEAKAAFPSEVSLQQAFSEYQVQQMAALFADQFGFTDEEFAGQVDSISAPFNRMAEINFSIDVDDDDSASTSLFETCCSDRLQQFDDRGEEEEEIWEEKDTTYAAQAKSRSRFGGLHSADSSGKGSLENGDLDGCTDSGEEEAEKEAAARPEEPPCKAGNQAAGPSPEGSGWTMATEPVKSKPPAAWVATDVGSGVWDSVALGTKAPEERGWANFPDFQPFCCSEVAPRCSSPGDNGSPDCEGSPRTSQDENSAASPCAWSVCVARKAPLVASDSSSSGGSDSEEEEEAALSPGSGQEALLPTVDPGSATASSLRNEEPHPGTEAPLKGPA; from the exons ATGTTTTGGAAGTTCGATCTGAACACGACGTCCCAGGTGGACAGACTGCTGGAGAAAGCAGATGTGACTCTGCGCGAGTTGATGGACGAGGACGACCTGCTGCAGGAGTGCAAAGCCCAGAACCGGAAGCTGGTGGACTTCCTCTGCCGTCCGGCCTGCATGGAGGAGCTGGTGCAGCTGATCACCCGCcagccccccccgggggtggaCGAGAGGGTCCGCTTCAA GTACCCAAACACGGCCTGCGAACTGCTGACCTCGGACGTGCCCCAGATCAGCGACCGGCTTGGGGGAGACGAGGCCCTGTGGGACGCCCTCTACGCCTTCGTGGAGCAAGAGCCCCCCCTGAACCCCCTGCTGGCCAGCTTCTTCAGCAAGACCCTCGGCAGCCTCCTTGCTAGGAAGGCAGAGCAG GTGATTTCATTCCTGAGGAAGAAAGCCGACTTTGTCAATCTGGTGTTGAAGCATCTCGAGACCTCCGCCATGATGGACCTGCTGTTGCGATTGGTCAGCTGTGTGGAGCCGGCCCCCCTCCGCCAGGACGTGCTGCAG TGGCTGAGTGGCACAGAACttgttcagaggctgctggaccTCATTCGACCCCACCAGGATGAAGAC AGACAGTCCAATGCTTCTCAAACCTTGTGTGATATCATCAGGCTGAGCCGAGAGCAGAGCAACCAGCTGCTGGACGCGGCTGACCGGGACCCGCTCCTGGCATCCCTGGAGTC GCAGGAGTGCGTGGAGCAGCTTTTGAAGAACGTGTTCGACGAAGGAGTGACCGAGGCCTGCGTGGTGAACGGGACACAGGTTTTGCTGACGCTGCTTGAGCCAAGGAGAACCGG CTCGGAAGGGCTTTCCGACTCCTTCTCCCAGGGGCTTGAGAAGCTCCCTCCGGTCAGTCCCGGCGTCTGGCAGGGCATCCAGCCGCGCTTGAAGGACTTCCACCAGCTGCTGCTTCAGCCCCCCAAG GGGGCTTCTATCCTGACGACCCTGGGGGTCCTGGAGGAGCCGCTCGGCAGTGGCCGTCTTCATGCCGCCCGCTTGGTCGCCGCCCTTCTCCACACCAACGCACCCACAGTTAATCAGGAGCTGTGCCGGCTGAGCACCATGGACCTGCTGCTG GACCTGTTTTTCAAATACACCTGGAATAATTTCTTGCACTCCCAAGTGCAACTCTGCCTCACAGCCGTCCTGATGCCCGCGGTGCCCGGAGTCCAGCTGCTCaccggaaaggagggggagggggatggaGACCCCTCCTGGGAAGAGGCTGAAGTGCCCGAGAGCCCCCTGCTGACCCAC CTCTTGCACGAGTGCTGCCTGGTCCAGAGGATCCTGGAGGCCTGGGGGGCCAACGACGAGATCCA GGCCGGAGGAGGGAGGAGGCGGGGCTACATGGGCCACCTGACCCGTATCGCCAACGCCCTCGTGCAGGCCGCGGAGAAGGGTCCCACGCGGAGCCAGGCCAGGGCGCTCCTCGGAG GCCTCCCTGAGGATTGCCGCGATCGCTGGGAGACCTTCGTGGGGCAGACGCTGGTGGAAGCCAACCAGAGGAACACTGTGGATTTG GTGACGGCCCACCACCTGCATGCCTGCAGGGAAGACGAGGAGGCCAAGGCGGCCTTCCCCAGCGAGGTCTCCCTCCAGCAG gccttctCCGAGTACCAGGTGCAGCAGATGGCTGCCCTCTTCGCAGACCAGTTCGGCTTCACTGACGAAGAGTTTGCCGGCCAGGTGGACAGCATCAG CGCCCCTTTTAACCGGATGGCAGAGATAAACTTCAGCATTGATGTCGATGATGACGACAGT GCCAGCACTTCCCTCTTTGAAACCTGCTGCAGTGACCGCCTCCAGCAGTTCGAtgacaggggggaggaggaggaggagatttgGGAGGAGAAGGACACAACCTATGCAGCCCAAGCCAAGTCCAGGTCACG CTTTGGAGGGCTTCATTCTGCGGACAGTTCCGGCAAAGGTAGCCTAGAGAACGGGGACCTTGATGGCTGCACGGACTCTGGGGAAGAGGAGGCCGAGAAGGAGGCAGCTGCCCGTCCTGAGGAGCCTCCCTGCAAGGCGGGAAACCAAGCCGCCGGTCCCTCTCCCGAAG GGTCTGGGTGGACGATGGCCACTGAGCCCGTGAAGTCCAAGCCTCCAGCCGCCTGGGTGGCCACAGACGTCGGGTCCGGCGTGTGGGATTCCGTGGCCCTCGGCACGAAGGCTCCCGAAGAGCGCGGCTGGGCCAACTTCCCAGACTTCCAGCCCTTCTGCTG CTCCGAAGTGGCTCCCCGGTGCAGCTCCCCTGGGGATAACGGCAGCCCCGACTGCGAGGGAAGTCCCAGGACGAGTCAGGACGAGAACA GCGCTGCCTCCCCTTGCGCCTGGAGCGTCTGCGTGGCACGAAAGGCCCCCCTGGTGGCCTCCGACAGCAGCTCCTCTGGCGGCTCAGACagcgaggaagaggaagaggcggCCCTTAGCCCAGGCTCAGGCCAGGAAGCCCTCCTGCCCACCGTGGACCCTGGCAGCGCAACGGCCTCCTCCCTCAG GAATGAGGAGCCCCACCCGGGGACAGAGGCCCCACTGAAAGGCCCCGCTTGA
- the PPP6R2 gene encoding serine/threonine-protein phosphatase 6 regulatory subunit 2 isoform X1 encodes MFWKFDLNTTSQVDRLLEKADVTLRELMDEDDLLQECKAQNRKLVDFLCRPACMEELVQLITRQPPPGVDERVRFKYPNTACELLTSDVPQISDRLGGDEALWDALYAFVEQEPPLNPLLASFFSKTLGSLLARKAEQVISFLRKKADFVNLVLKHLETSAMMDLLLRLVSCVEPAPLRQDVLQWLSGTELVQRLLDLIRPHQDEDRQSNASQTLCDIIRLSREQSNQLLDAADRDPLLASLESQECVEQLLKNVFDEGVTEACVVNGTQVLLTLLEPRRTGSEGLSDSFSQGLEKLPPVSPGVWQGIQPRLKDFHQLLLQPPKGASILTTLGVLEEPLGSGRLHAARLVAALLHTNAPTVNQELCRLSTMDLLLDLFFKYTWNNFLHSQVQLCLTAVLMPAVPGVQLLTGKEGEGDGDPSWEEAEVPESPLLTHLLHECCLVQRILEAWGANDEIQAGGGRRRGYMGHLTRIANALVQAAEKGPTRSQARALLGGLPEDCRDRWETFVGQTLVEANQRNTVDLVTAHHLHACREDEEAKAAFPSEVSLQQAFSEYQVQQMAALFADQFGFTDEEFAGQVDSISAPFNRMAEINFSIDVDDDDSASTSLFETCCSDRLQQFDDRGEEEEEIWEEKDTTYAAQAKSRSRFGGLHSADSSGKGSLENGDLDGCTDSGEEEAEKEAAARPEEPPCKAGNQAAGPSPEGSGWTMATEPVKSKPPAAWVATDVGSGVWDSVALGTKAPEERGWANFPDFQPFCCSEVAPRCSSPGDNGSPDCEGSPRTSQDENTGAASPCAWSVCVARKAPLVASDSSSSGGSDSEEEEEAALSPGSGQEALLPTVDPGSATASSLRNEEPHPGTEAPLKGPA; translated from the exons ATGTTTTGGAAGTTCGATCTGAACACGACGTCCCAGGTGGACAGACTGCTGGAGAAAGCAGATGTGACTCTGCGCGAGTTGATGGACGAGGACGACCTGCTGCAGGAGTGCAAAGCCCAGAACCGGAAGCTGGTGGACTTCCTCTGCCGTCCGGCCTGCATGGAGGAGCTGGTGCAGCTGATCACCCGCcagccccccccgggggtggaCGAGAGGGTCCGCTTCAA GTACCCAAACACGGCCTGCGAACTGCTGACCTCGGACGTGCCCCAGATCAGCGACCGGCTTGGGGGAGACGAGGCCCTGTGGGACGCCCTCTACGCCTTCGTGGAGCAAGAGCCCCCCCTGAACCCCCTGCTGGCCAGCTTCTTCAGCAAGACCCTCGGCAGCCTCCTTGCTAGGAAGGCAGAGCAG GTGATTTCATTCCTGAGGAAGAAAGCCGACTTTGTCAATCTGGTGTTGAAGCATCTCGAGACCTCCGCCATGATGGACCTGCTGTTGCGATTGGTCAGCTGTGTGGAGCCGGCCCCCCTCCGCCAGGACGTGCTGCAG TGGCTGAGTGGCACAGAACttgttcagaggctgctggaccTCATTCGACCCCACCAGGATGAAGAC AGACAGTCCAATGCTTCTCAAACCTTGTGTGATATCATCAGGCTGAGCCGAGAGCAGAGCAACCAGCTGCTGGACGCGGCTGACCGGGACCCGCTCCTGGCATCCCTGGAGTC GCAGGAGTGCGTGGAGCAGCTTTTGAAGAACGTGTTCGACGAAGGAGTGACCGAGGCCTGCGTGGTGAACGGGACACAGGTTTTGCTGACGCTGCTTGAGCCAAGGAGAACCGG CTCGGAAGGGCTTTCCGACTCCTTCTCCCAGGGGCTTGAGAAGCTCCCTCCGGTCAGTCCCGGCGTCTGGCAGGGCATCCAGCCGCGCTTGAAGGACTTCCACCAGCTGCTGCTTCAGCCCCCCAAG GGGGCTTCTATCCTGACGACCCTGGGGGTCCTGGAGGAGCCGCTCGGCAGTGGCCGTCTTCATGCCGCCCGCTTGGTCGCCGCCCTTCTCCACACCAACGCACCCACAGTTAATCAGGAGCTGTGCCGGCTGAGCACCATGGACCTGCTGCTG GACCTGTTTTTCAAATACACCTGGAATAATTTCTTGCACTCCCAAGTGCAACTCTGCCTCACAGCCGTCCTGATGCCCGCGGTGCCCGGAGTCCAGCTGCTCaccggaaaggagggggagggggatggaGACCCCTCCTGGGAAGAGGCTGAAGTGCCCGAGAGCCCCCTGCTGACCCAC CTCTTGCACGAGTGCTGCCTGGTCCAGAGGATCCTGGAGGCCTGGGGGGCCAACGACGAGATCCA GGCCGGAGGAGGGAGGAGGCGGGGCTACATGGGCCACCTGACCCGTATCGCCAACGCCCTCGTGCAGGCCGCGGAGAAGGGTCCCACGCGGAGCCAGGCCAGGGCGCTCCTCGGAG GCCTCCCTGAGGATTGCCGCGATCGCTGGGAGACCTTCGTGGGGCAGACGCTGGTGGAAGCCAACCAGAGGAACACTGTGGATTTG GTGACGGCCCACCACCTGCATGCCTGCAGGGAAGACGAGGAGGCCAAGGCGGCCTTCCCCAGCGAGGTCTCCCTCCAGCAG gccttctCCGAGTACCAGGTGCAGCAGATGGCTGCCCTCTTCGCAGACCAGTTCGGCTTCACTGACGAAGAGTTTGCCGGCCAGGTGGACAGCATCAG CGCCCCTTTTAACCGGATGGCAGAGATAAACTTCAGCATTGATGTCGATGATGACGACAGT GCCAGCACTTCCCTCTTTGAAACCTGCTGCAGTGACCGCCTCCAGCAGTTCGAtgacaggggggaggaggaggaggagatttgGGAGGAGAAGGACACAACCTATGCAGCCCAAGCCAAGTCCAGGTCACG CTTTGGAGGGCTTCATTCTGCGGACAGTTCCGGCAAAGGTAGCCTAGAGAACGGGGACCTTGATGGCTGCACGGACTCTGGGGAAGAGGAGGCCGAGAAGGAGGCAGCTGCCCGTCCTGAGGAGCCTCCCTGCAAGGCGGGAAACCAAGCCGCCGGTCCCTCTCCCGAAG GGTCTGGGTGGACGATGGCCACTGAGCCCGTGAAGTCCAAGCCTCCAGCCGCCTGGGTGGCCACAGACGTCGGGTCCGGCGTGTGGGATTCCGTGGCCCTCGGCACGAAGGCTCCCGAAGAGCGCGGCTGGGCCAACTTCCCAGACTTCCAGCCCTTCTGCTG CTCCGAAGTGGCTCCCCGGTGCAGCTCCCCTGGGGATAACGGCAGCCCCGACTGCGAGGGAAGTCCCAGGACGAGTCAGGACGAGAACA CAGGCGCTGCCTCCCCTTGCGCCTGGAGCGTCTGCGTGGCACGAAAGGCCCCCCTGGTGGCCTCCGACAGCAGCTCCTCTGGCGGCTCAGACagcgaggaagaggaagaggcggCCCTTAGCCCAGGCTCAGGCCAGGAAGCCCTCCTGCCCACCGTGGACCCTGGCAGCGCAACGGCCTCCTCCCTCAG GAATGAGGAGCCCCACCCGGGGACAGAGGCCCCACTGAAAGGCCCCGCTTGA
- the PPP6R2 gene encoding serine/threonine-protein phosphatase 6 regulatory subunit 2 isoform X3 encodes MFWKFDLNTTSQVDRLLEKADVTLRELMDEDDLLQECKAQNRKLVDFLCRPACMEELVQLITRQPPPGVDERVRFKYPNTACELLTSDVPQISDRLGGDEALWDALYAFVEQEPPLNPLLASFFSKTLGSLLARKAEQVISFLRKKADFVNLVLKHLETSAMMDLLLRLVSCVEPAPLRQDVLQWLSGTELVQRLLDLIRPHQDEDRQSNASQTLCDIIRLSREQSNQLLDAADRDPLLASLESQECVEQLLKNVFDEGVTEACVVNGTQVLLTLLEPRRTGSEGLSDSFSQGLEKLPPVSPGVWQGIQPRLKDFHQLLLQPPKGASILTTLGVLEEPLGSGRLHAARLVAALLHTNAPTVNQELCRLSTMDLLLDLFFKYTWNNFLHSQVQLCLTAVLMPAVPGVQLLTGKEGEGDGDPSWEEAEVPESPLLTHLLHECCLVQRILEAWGANDEIQAGGGRRRGYMGHLTRIANALVQAAEKGPTRSQARALLGGLPEDCRDRWETFVGQTLVEANQRNTVDLVTAHHLHACREDEEAKAAFPSEVSLQQAFSEYQVQQMAALFADQFGFTDEEFAGQVDSISAPFNRMAEINFSIDVDDDDSASTSLFETCCSDRLQQFDDRGEEEEEIWEEKDTTYAAQAKSRSRFGGLHSADSSGKGSLENGDLDGCTDSGEEEAEKEAAARPEEPPCKAGNQAAGPSPEGSGWTMATEPVKSKPPAAWVATDVGSGVWDSVALGTKAPEERGWANFPDFQPFCCSEVAPRCSSPGDNGSPDCEGSPRTSQDENTGAASPCAWSVCVARKAPLVASDSSSSGGSDSEEEEEAALSPGSGQEALLPTVDPGSATASSLRLRRV; translated from the exons ATGTTTTGGAAGTTCGATCTGAACACGACGTCCCAGGTGGACAGACTGCTGGAGAAAGCAGATGTGACTCTGCGCGAGTTGATGGACGAGGACGACCTGCTGCAGGAGTGCAAAGCCCAGAACCGGAAGCTGGTGGACTTCCTCTGCCGTCCGGCCTGCATGGAGGAGCTGGTGCAGCTGATCACCCGCcagccccccccgggggtggaCGAGAGGGTCCGCTTCAA GTACCCAAACACGGCCTGCGAACTGCTGACCTCGGACGTGCCCCAGATCAGCGACCGGCTTGGGGGAGACGAGGCCCTGTGGGACGCCCTCTACGCCTTCGTGGAGCAAGAGCCCCCCCTGAACCCCCTGCTGGCCAGCTTCTTCAGCAAGACCCTCGGCAGCCTCCTTGCTAGGAAGGCAGAGCAG GTGATTTCATTCCTGAGGAAGAAAGCCGACTTTGTCAATCTGGTGTTGAAGCATCTCGAGACCTCCGCCATGATGGACCTGCTGTTGCGATTGGTCAGCTGTGTGGAGCCGGCCCCCCTCCGCCAGGACGTGCTGCAG TGGCTGAGTGGCACAGAACttgttcagaggctgctggaccTCATTCGACCCCACCAGGATGAAGAC AGACAGTCCAATGCTTCTCAAACCTTGTGTGATATCATCAGGCTGAGCCGAGAGCAGAGCAACCAGCTGCTGGACGCGGCTGACCGGGACCCGCTCCTGGCATCCCTGGAGTC GCAGGAGTGCGTGGAGCAGCTTTTGAAGAACGTGTTCGACGAAGGAGTGACCGAGGCCTGCGTGGTGAACGGGACACAGGTTTTGCTGACGCTGCTTGAGCCAAGGAGAACCGG CTCGGAAGGGCTTTCCGACTCCTTCTCCCAGGGGCTTGAGAAGCTCCCTCCGGTCAGTCCCGGCGTCTGGCAGGGCATCCAGCCGCGCTTGAAGGACTTCCACCAGCTGCTGCTTCAGCCCCCCAAG GGGGCTTCTATCCTGACGACCCTGGGGGTCCTGGAGGAGCCGCTCGGCAGTGGCCGTCTTCATGCCGCCCGCTTGGTCGCCGCCCTTCTCCACACCAACGCACCCACAGTTAATCAGGAGCTGTGCCGGCTGAGCACCATGGACCTGCTGCTG GACCTGTTTTTCAAATACACCTGGAATAATTTCTTGCACTCCCAAGTGCAACTCTGCCTCACAGCCGTCCTGATGCCCGCGGTGCCCGGAGTCCAGCTGCTCaccggaaaggagggggagggggatggaGACCCCTCCTGGGAAGAGGCTGAAGTGCCCGAGAGCCCCCTGCTGACCCAC CTCTTGCACGAGTGCTGCCTGGTCCAGAGGATCCTGGAGGCCTGGGGGGCCAACGACGAGATCCA GGCCGGAGGAGGGAGGAGGCGGGGCTACATGGGCCACCTGACCCGTATCGCCAACGCCCTCGTGCAGGCCGCGGAGAAGGGTCCCACGCGGAGCCAGGCCAGGGCGCTCCTCGGAG GCCTCCCTGAGGATTGCCGCGATCGCTGGGAGACCTTCGTGGGGCAGACGCTGGTGGAAGCCAACCAGAGGAACACTGTGGATTTG GTGACGGCCCACCACCTGCATGCCTGCAGGGAAGACGAGGAGGCCAAGGCGGCCTTCCCCAGCGAGGTCTCCCTCCAGCAG gccttctCCGAGTACCAGGTGCAGCAGATGGCTGCCCTCTTCGCAGACCAGTTCGGCTTCACTGACGAAGAGTTTGCCGGCCAGGTGGACAGCATCAG CGCCCCTTTTAACCGGATGGCAGAGATAAACTTCAGCATTGATGTCGATGATGACGACAGT GCCAGCACTTCCCTCTTTGAAACCTGCTGCAGTGACCGCCTCCAGCAGTTCGAtgacaggggggaggaggaggaggagatttgGGAGGAGAAGGACACAACCTATGCAGCCCAAGCCAAGTCCAGGTCACG CTTTGGAGGGCTTCATTCTGCGGACAGTTCCGGCAAAGGTAGCCTAGAGAACGGGGACCTTGATGGCTGCACGGACTCTGGGGAAGAGGAGGCCGAGAAGGAGGCAGCTGCCCGTCCTGAGGAGCCTCCCTGCAAGGCGGGAAACCAAGCCGCCGGTCCCTCTCCCGAAG GGTCTGGGTGGACGATGGCCACTGAGCCCGTGAAGTCCAAGCCTCCAGCCGCCTGGGTGGCCACAGACGTCGGGTCCGGCGTGTGGGATTCCGTGGCCCTCGGCACGAAGGCTCCCGAAGAGCGCGGCTGGGCCAACTTCCCAGACTTCCAGCCCTTCTGCTG CTCCGAAGTGGCTCCCCGGTGCAGCTCCCCTGGGGATAACGGCAGCCCCGACTGCGAGGGAAGTCCCAGGACGAGTCAGGACGAGAACA CAGGCGCTGCCTCCCCTTGCGCCTGGAGCGTCTGCGTGGCACGAAAGGCCCCCCTGGTGGCCTCCGACAGCAGCTCCTCTGGCGGCTCAGACagcgaggaagaggaagaggcggCCCTTAGCCCAGGCTCAGGCCAGGAAGCCCTCCTGCCCACCGTGGACCCTGGCAGCGCAACGGCCTCCTCCCTCAG actcaggcgtgtttag